One genomic window of Microbacterium testaceum StLB037 includes the following:
- a CDS encoding sugar ABC transporter ATP-binding protein, translating to MADATDATPAPPDHALELRRVMKSFGPVVALRSGSLVLDRGSIHALIGENGAGKSTLVKIIAGLYRRDDGDFLLDGESVDFASTAQSKAAGIAVIYQEPTLFPDLSVTENIFMGRQPTGRLGRIDRAAMREEATRIFQRLGVALDPDRVTEGLSIADQQIIEIAKAISLDARVLIMDEPTAALSGVEVERLFAVARSLRDEGRALLFISHRFDEVFALCDTVTVMRDGAYVHTTPLADTTVDDLVRQMVGRDVTELFPKLPSTPGDVVLEVEGLTRPGVFRDVSFSLRAGEIVGLAGLVGAGRSEVARAIFGVDAYESGTVRLGGTVLPKGSVRQATARGLALVPEDRRKQGLVLDEGVSRNITLAIRSKLSRWGLLRTTDENRAAREWASRLEVKTAALDATAGTLSGGNQQKVVIGKWLATQPRVLIVDEPTRGIDVGTKSEVHRLLSELAQQGLAILMISSELPEVLGMADRVLVMREGRLTGEFARADATPETIMFAATADAEGIR from the coding sequence ATGGCTGACGCGACGGACGCGACACCCGCCCCGCCCGATCACGCGCTCGAGCTGCGACGCGTGATGAAGTCGTTCGGCCCCGTGGTCGCCCTGCGGTCGGGGAGCCTCGTGCTCGATCGCGGTTCGATTCACGCGCTGATCGGGGAGAACGGGGCCGGCAAGTCGACTCTCGTGAAGATCATCGCGGGGCTGTACCGCCGCGATGACGGCGACTTCCTGCTCGACGGCGAGAGCGTCGATTTCGCCAGCACGGCGCAGTCGAAGGCCGCCGGCATCGCGGTGATCTACCAGGAGCCGACGCTCTTCCCCGACCTCTCGGTCACCGAGAACATCTTCATGGGCCGTCAACCGACCGGGCGCCTCGGTCGCATCGATCGCGCGGCGATGCGCGAAGAGGCGACGCGCATCTTCCAGCGTCTCGGCGTCGCTCTGGATCCCGATCGGGTGACCGAGGGCCTCTCGATCGCCGACCAGCAGATCATCGAGATCGCGAAGGCCATCTCCCTCGACGCCCGCGTGCTGATCATGGACGAGCCCACCGCCGCACTCAGCGGCGTCGAGGTCGAGCGCCTGTTCGCGGTCGCCCGGAGCCTGCGCGACGAGGGTCGCGCCCTCCTGTTCATCTCGCACCGCTTCGACGAGGTGTTCGCCCTGTGCGACACCGTCACCGTCATGCGCGACGGGGCATACGTCCACACCACGCCCCTGGCCGACACCACGGTCGACGACCTGGTCCGCCAGATGGTCGGCCGAGACGTGACCGAACTCTTCCCGAAGCTGCCGTCCACCCCCGGCGACGTCGTGCTCGAGGTCGAGGGGCTCACGCGACCCGGTGTGTTCCGCGACGTGTCGTTCTCCCTGCGCGCCGGCGAGATCGTCGGTCTCGCGGGACTCGTCGGTGCCGGGCGCAGCGAGGTCGCCCGCGCGATCTTCGGCGTCGACGCCTACGAGTCGGGAACGGTCCGACTGGGTGGCACGGTCCTCCCCAAGGGGAGTGTCCGTCAGGCGACCGCCCGCGGTCTGGCCCTCGTGCCCGAGGATCGCCGCAAACAAGGGTTGGTGCTCGACGAGGGCGTCTCGCGCAACATCACCCTGGCGATCCGCTCGAAGCTCTCCCGCTGGGGGCTGCTGCGCACGACCGACGAGAACCGCGCCGCCCGGGAGTGGGCGAGCCGCCTCGAGGTCAAGACCGCCGCGCTGGATGCCACCGCGGGAACGCTCAGCGGAGGAAATCAGCAGAAGGTCGTCATCGGGAAATGGCTCGCGACCCAGCCCCGGGTGCTGATCGTCGACGAGCCCACCCGCGGCATCGACGTGGGCACGAAGTCCGAGGTGCACCGCCTGCTCTCCGAACTCGCGCAGCAGGGCCTCGCGATCCTCATGATCTCGAGCGAGCTCCCCGAGGTACTCGGGATGGCCGACCGCGTCCTCGTCATGCGCGAGGGACGCCTCACCGGAGAATTCGCCCGAGCGGATGCCACCCCCGAAACGATCATGTTCGCTGCGACCGCCGATGCGGAGGGCATCCGATGA
- a CDS encoding ABC transporter permease, producing the protein MSTATPVRPGASPAAKLVSHVATARESGIVLALVLIVVIATLNNPTFLFSPDGFRDLLLTPSLLLLVAVGQAIVIVTRNVDLSVGSVVGLTAYLTGRLFIDVPGLPLVVVFLAGIVVGGILGLINGALVAYAKVPALVITLGTMYIYRGINVAWAGSNRVNASDLPGSFRDLGTGQVLGIPILTILAVVVLIGAAWYLRNLRSGRELYAIGSDPAAAHLYGLKVNRRIIGAFVTSGALAGLAGVLYAARYGTVASNAGFGWELQAIGAAVIGGVAISGGVGSVWGAAIGAYLLLTINRALPILGIDDFWQRAVVGALILGAIVLDRVLAVRQSRKLTAERETGR; encoded by the coding sequence ATGAGTACCGCCACCCCCGTCCGGCCGGGTGCCAGCCCCGCCGCGAAGCTCGTCTCGCACGTCGCCACGGCGCGCGAGAGCGGCATCGTCCTCGCTCTCGTGCTCATCGTCGTCATCGCGACGCTGAACAACCCGACCTTCCTCTTCTCTCCCGACGGCTTCCGCGACCTGCTGTTGACGCCGTCGCTGCTGCTGCTGGTAGCCGTCGGTCAAGCCATCGTCATCGTCACGCGCAACGTCGACCTCTCGGTCGGATCGGTCGTGGGCCTGACCGCGTACCTGACCGGCCGCCTGTTCATCGACGTCCCGGGCCTGCCCCTGGTGGTGGTGTTCCTCGCGGGCATCGTCGTCGGCGGCATCCTGGGCCTGATCAATGGCGCGCTCGTCGCGTACGCGAAGGTCCCCGCGCTCGTCATCACGCTCGGAACGATGTACATCTACCGCGGCATCAACGTCGCGTGGGCGGGCAGCAACCGGGTGAACGCCTCCGACCTGCCCGGCAGCTTCCGCGACCTCGGCACGGGCCAGGTGCTCGGCATCCCGATCCTGACGATCCTCGCGGTGGTCGTGCTCATCGGTGCGGCGTGGTACCTGCGCAACCTCCGCAGCGGCCGCGAGCTGTACGCGATCGGCTCCGACCCGGCCGCGGCCCACCTCTACGGCCTCAAGGTCAACCGCCGCATCATCGGCGCGTTCGTCACGAGCGGCGCTCTCGCGGGTCTCGCCGGCGTGCTGTACGCGGCGCGCTACGGCACGGTCGCCTCGAACGCCGGCTTCGGCTGGGAACTGCAGGCGATCGGCGCGGCCGTCATCGGCGGCGTCGCCATCTCGGGCGGCGTCGGCTCGGTCTGGGGCGCCGCGATCGGTGCCTACCTGCTGCTGACCATCAACCGTGCACTGCCGATCCTCGGCATCGACGACTTCTGGCAGCGGGCCGTGGTCGGTGCGCTCATCCTCGGCGCGATCGTGCTCGACCGCGTGCTCGCCGTCCGCCAGTCCCGCAAGCTCACCGCAGAGAGGGAGACGGGCCGATGA